From one Mytilus edulis chromosome 1, xbMytEdul2.2, whole genome shotgun sequence genomic stretch:
- the LOC139503092 gene encoding protein wntless homolog isoform X1: protein MAGVVLENLSWKKLIILSLILLMLLITFFLIGGLQAPQPNNVNIIIGTKCYARGRYVNREKWHIPRGNKSISCEKLDSLRPDDPKIISQEITDKQVVFAFWIPGPRDGQELKMHPRFQYMMSVLQLDIIYQPHNPVGLNPVMLLDFRLGYRNEGDREGDWKLLAESAEDRKLVCTISTNEKNETEPGSQYDCELLHAFEISSLHHDYYLLNLRLPPSPEKNINIGQIDDISLVTIHQNGGFTIIWFSIKTFMFPCVLIVLVWFWKRIQQMCRPPNLLERTLFALGITMSILNLPIEWLTFWLNIPFMLLLNDIRQGAFYAMLLSFWIIFTGEHIMDQTERNRLKLYWKHLTAVIVGCVCLFVFEMCERGMQLKNPFYSIWSSEIGSKLALAFIILAAVAATAYFLFLCVMIYRVFRNISAKKSSLPSMSHMRKKYYMGLIFRFKFLMLLTLFCAALTVVFFIISQLSEGQWKWGDENLNLEYSSAFFTGVYGLWNVYIFGLLSLYAPSHKTASSAHADTDSQEEEVQLTNMPSELSTLQSFATKADQD from the exons ATGGCTGGGGTTGTTTTGGAAAACTTGAGTTGGAAGAAACTCATCATTCTCAGCTTAATATTGCTTATGTTACTTATAACGTTTTTCTTAATTGGTGGTTTGCAAG CTCCTCAACCTAACAATGTGAACATTATCATTGGTACAAAATGCTATGCCAGAGGCAGGTATGTCAACAGAGAGAAATGGCATATACCTAGAGGAAATAAAAGCATAAGCTGTGAGAAGTTGGATAGTTTAAGGCCTGACGATCCTAAAATCATTAGTCAAGAGATAACAGACAAACAGGTTGTTTTTGCTTTCTGGATTCCTGGCCCTAGAGATGGACAAGAGCTGAAGATGCATCCACGGTTTCAGTACATGATGTCTGTATTACAGCTTGACATTATATATCAACCCCACAATCCTGTAG gACTAAACCCAGTGATGCTGTTGGATTTTAGACTGGGTTATAGGAATGAAGGAGATAGAGAGGGTGATTGGAAATTACTGGCAGAATCTGCAGAGGATAGAAAACTTGTCTGTACCATCAGTACTAATGAGAAGAATGAG acaGAACCAGGGTCTCAGTATGATTGTGAGCTGCTTCATGCCTTTGAGATTTCCAGTTTACACCATGATTACTATCTACTGAACCTACGACTCCCTCCAAGTCCTGAGAAGAATATAAATATTGGTCAGATTGATGATATCTCTCTTGTG acAATTCATCAGAATGGAGGATTTACTATAATATGGTTCTCCATTAAGACTTTCATGTTTCCATGTGTTCTGATTGTGTTAGTCTGGTTCTGGAAAAGGATTCAACAGATGTGTAGACCCCCAAACTTACTAGAAAG aacaCTCTTTGCTTTGGGAATAACAATGTCAATCTTAAACT TACCCATTGAATGGTTGACATTTTGGTTGAATATTCCCTTCATGCTGCTGCTGAATGATATCAGACAGGGAGCGTTCTATGCCATGTTGTTGTCTTTCTGGATTATATTTACTGGAGAACATATAATG GACCAGACAGAGAGAAACAGACTGAAATTGTACTGGAAACATTTAACTGCTGTAATAGTGGGTTGTGTCTGCTTGTTTGTGTTTGAGATGTGTGAAAG AGGAATGCAGTTGAAGAATCCATTCTACAGTATATGGTCAAGTGAAATTGGGTCAAAACTGGCT TTGGCTTTTATTATATTAGCTGCCGTTGCTGCCACAGCCTACTTCCTGTTCTTGTGTGTCATGATTTACCGTGTCTTCCGAAACATTAGTGCCAAAAAATCATCCCTACCAAGCATGAGCCATATGAGGAAAAAGTATTATATG GGCCTGATCTTCCGATTTAAGTTTCTGATGCTGCTGACTTTATTCTGTGCTGCATTGACCGTAGTTTTCTTCATCATCAGTCAGTTGAGTGAAGGACAGTGGAAATGGGGAGACGAAAATCTTAATTTGGAATACTCCAGTGCATTCTTTACAG gtGTGTATGGTCTTTGGAATGTTTACATCTTTGGACTGCTGTCTCTGTATGCTCCCTCTCACAAGACTGCTTCGAGTGCTC ATGCTGACACTGATAGCCAGGAAGAAGAGGTACAGTTAACAAACATGCCATCAGAATTGTCCACTCTACAGTCATTTGCCACAAAGGCTGACCAGGATTAG
- the LOC139503092 gene encoding protein wntless homolog isoform X3, whose amino-acid sequence MAGVVLENLSWKKLIILSLILLMLLITFFLIGGLQAPQPNNVNIIIGTKCYARGRYVNREKWHIPRGNKSISCEKLDSLRPDDPKIISQEITDKQVVFAFWIPGPRDGQELKMHPRFQYMMSVLQLDIIYQPHNPVGLNPVMLLDFRLGYRNEGDREGDWKLLAESAEDRKLVCTISTNEKNETEPGSQYDCELLHAFEISSLHHDYYLLNLRLPPSPEKNINIGQIDDISLVTIHQNGGFTIIWFSIKTFMFPCVLIVLVWFWKRIQQMCRPPNLLERTLFALGITMSILNLPIEWLTFWLNIPFMLLLNDIRQGAFYAMLLSFWIIFTGEHIMDQTERNRLKLYWKHLTAVIVGCVCLFVFEMCERGMQLKNPFYSIWSSEIGSKLALAFIILAAVAATAYFLFLCVMIYRVFRNISAKKSSLPSMSHMRKKYYMGLIFRFKFLMLLTLFCAALTVVFTGPDLPI is encoded by the exons ATGGCTGGGGTTGTTTTGGAAAACTTGAGTTGGAAGAAACTCATCATTCTCAGCTTAATATTGCTTATGTTACTTATAACGTTTTTCTTAATTGGTGGTTTGCAAG CTCCTCAACCTAACAATGTGAACATTATCATTGGTACAAAATGCTATGCCAGAGGCAGGTATGTCAACAGAGAGAAATGGCATATACCTAGAGGAAATAAAAGCATAAGCTGTGAGAAGTTGGATAGTTTAAGGCCTGACGATCCTAAAATCATTAGTCAAGAGATAACAGACAAACAGGTTGTTTTTGCTTTCTGGATTCCTGGCCCTAGAGATGGACAAGAGCTGAAGATGCATCCACGGTTTCAGTACATGATGTCTGTATTACAGCTTGACATTATATATCAACCCCACAATCCTGTAG gACTAAACCCAGTGATGCTGTTGGATTTTAGACTGGGTTATAGGAATGAAGGAGATAGAGAGGGTGATTGGAAATTACTGGCAGAATCTGCAGAGGATAGAAAACTTGTCTGTACCATCAGTACTAATGAGAAGAATGAG acaGAACCAGGGTCTCAGTATGATTGTGAGCTGCTTCATGCCTTTGAGATTTCCAGTTTACACCATGATTACTATCTACTGAACCTACGACTCCCTCCAAGTCCTGAGAAGAATATAAATATTGGTCAGATTGATGATATCTCTCTTGTG acAATTCATCAGAATGGAGGATTTACTATAATATGGTTCTCCATTAAGACTTTCATGTTTCCATGTGTTCTGATTGTGTTAGTCTGGTTCTGGAAAAGGATTCAACAGATGTGTAGACCCCCAAACTTACTAGAAAG aacaCTCTTTGCTTTGGGAATAACAATGTCAATCTTAAACT TACCCATTGAATGGTTGACATTTTGGTTGAATATTCCCTTCATGCTGCTGCTGAATGATATCAGACAGGGAGCGTTCTATGCCATGTTGTTGTCTTTCTGGATTATATTTACTGGAGAACATATAATG GACCAGACAGAGAGAAACAGACTGAAATTGTACTGGAAACATTTAACTGCTGTAATAGTGGGTTGTGTCTGCTTGTTTGTGTTTGAGATGTGTGAAAG AGGAATGCAGTTGAAGAATCCATTCTACAGTATATGGTCAAGTGAAATTGGGTCAAAACTGGCT TTGGCTTTTATTATATTAGCTGCCGTTGCTGCCACAGCCTACTTCCTGTTCTTGTGTGTCATGATTTACCGTGTCTTCCGAAACATTAGTGCCAAAAAATCATCCCTACCAAGCATGAGCCATATGAGGAAAAAGTATTATATG GGCCTGATCTTCCGATTTAAGTTTCTGATGCTGCTGACTTTATTCTGTGCTGCATTGACTGTTGTTTTTACAGGGCCTGATCTTCCGATTTAA
- the LOC139503092 gene encoding protein wntless homolog isoform X4, with the protein MAGVVLENLSWKKLIILSLILLMLLITFFLIGGLQAPQPNNVNIIIGTKCYARGRYVNREKWHIPRGNKSISCEKLDSLRPDDPKIISQEITDKQVVFAFWIPGPRDGQELKMHPRFQYMMSVLQLDIIYQPHNPVGLNPVMLLDFRLGYRNEGDREGDWKLLAESAEDRKLVCTISTNEKNETEPGSQYDCELLHAFEISSLHHDYYLLNLRLPPSPEKNINIGQIDDISLVTIHQNGGFTIIWFSIKTFMFPCVLIVLVWFWKRIQQMCRPPNLLERTLFALGITMSILNLPIEWLTFWLNIPFMLLLNDIRQGAFYAMLLSFWIIFTGEHIMDQTERNRLKLYWKHLTAVIVGCVCLFVFEMCERGMQLKNPFYSIWSSEIGSKLALAFIILAAVAATAYFLFLCVMIYRVFRNISAKKSSLPSMSHMRKKYYMGLIFRFKFLMLLTLFCAVLTVVFTGPDLPI; encoded by the exons ATGGCTGGGGTTGTTTTGGAAAACTTGAGTTGGAAGAAACTCATCATTCTCAGCTTAATATTGCTTATGTTACTTATAACGTTTTTCTTAATTGGTGGTTTGCAAG CTCCTCAACCTAACAATGTGAACATTATCATTGGTACAAAATGCTATGCCAGAGGCAGGTATGTCAACAGAGAGAAATGGCATATACCTAGAGGAAATAAAAGCATAAGCTGTGAGAAGTTGGATAGTTTAAGGCCTGACGATCCTAAAATCATTAGTCAAGAGATAACAGACAAACAGGTTGTTTTTGCTTTCTGGATTCCTGGCCCTAGAGATGGACAAGAGCTGAAGATGCATCCACGGTTTCAGTACATGATGTCTGTATTACAGCTTGACATTATATATCAACCCCACAATCCTGTAG gACTAAACCCAGTGATGCTGTTGGATTTTAGACTGGGTTATAGGAATGAAGGAGATAGAGAGGGTGATTGGAAATTACTGGCAGAATCTGCAGAGGATAGAAAACTTGTCTGTACCATCAGTACTAATGAGAAGAATGAG acaGAACCAGGGTCTCAGTATGATTGTGAGCTGCTTCATGCCTTTGAGATTTCCAGTTTACACCATGATTACTATCTACTGAACCTACGACTCCCTCCAAGTCCTGAGAAGAATATAAATATTGGTCAGATTGATGATATCTCTCTTGTG acAATTCATCAGAATGGAGGATTTACTATAATATGGTTCTCCATTAAGACTTTCATGTTTCCATGTGTTCTGATTGTGTTAGTCTGGTTCTGGAAAAGGATTCAACAGATGTGTAGACCCCCAAACTTACTAGAAAG aacaCTCTTTGCTTTGGGAATAACAATGTCAATCTTAAACT TACCCATTGAATGGTTGACATTTTGGTTGAATATTCCCTTCATGCTGCTGCTGAATGATATCAGACAGGGAGCGTTCTATGCCATGTTGTTGTCTTTCTGGATTATATTTACTGGAGAACATATAATG GACCAGACAGAGAGAAACAGACTGAAATTGTACTGGAAACATTTAACTGCTGTAATAGTGGGTTGTGTCTGCTTGTTTGTGTTTGAGATGTGTGAAAG AGGAATGCAGTTGAAGAATCCATTCTACAGTATATGGTCAAGTGAAATTGGGTCAAAACTGGCT TTGGCTTTTATTATATTAGCTGCCGTTGCTGCCACAGCCTACTTCCTGTTCTTGTGTGTCATGATTTACCGTGTCTTCCGAAACATTAGTGCCAAAAAATCATCCCTACCAAGCATGAGCCATATGAGGAAAAAGTATTATATG GGCCTGATCTTCCGATTTAAGTTTCTGATGCTGCTGACTTTATTCTGTGCTGTATTGACTGTTGTTTTTACAGGGCCTGATCTTCCGATTTAA
- the LOC139503092 gene encoding protein wntless homolog isoform X2 codes for MAGVVLENLSWKKLIILSLILLMLLITFFLIGGLQAPQPNNVNIIIGTKCYARGRYVNREKWHIPRGNKSISCEKLDSLRPDDPKIISQEITDKQVVFAFWIPGPRDGQELKMHPRFQYMMSVLQLDIIYQPHNPVGLNPVMLLDFRLGYRNEGDREGDWKLLAESAEDRKLVCTISTNEKNETEPGSQYDCELLHAFEISSLHHDYYLLNLRLPPSPEKNINIGQIDDISLVTIHQNGGFTIIWFSIKTFMFPCVLIVLVWFWKRIQQMCRPPNLLERTLFALGITMSILNLPIEWLTFWLNIPFMLLLNDIRQGAFYAMLLSFWIIFTGEHIMDQTERNRLKLYWKHLTAVIVGCVCLFVFEMCERGMQLKNPFYSIWSSEIGSKLALAFIILAAVAATAYFLFLCVMIYRVFRNISAKKSSLPSMSHMRKKYYMGLIFRFKFLMLLTLFCVALTVVFTGPDLPI; via the exons ATGGCTGGGGTTGTTTTGGAAAACTTGAGTTGGAAGAAACTCATCATTCTCAGCTTAATATTGCTTATGTTACTTATAACGTTTTTCTTAATTGGTGGTTTGCAAG CTCCTCAACCTAACAATGTGAACATTATCATTGGTACAAAATGCTATGCCAGAGGCAGGTATGTCAACAGAGAGAAATGGCATATACCTAGAGGAAATAAAAGCATAAGCTGTGAGAAGTTGGATAGTTTAAGGCCTGACGATCCTAAAATCATTAGTCAAGAGATAACAGACAAACAGGTTGTTTTTGCTTTCTGGATTCCTGGCCCTAGAGATGGACAAGAGCTGAAGATGCATCCACGGTTTCAGTACATGATGTCTGTATTACAGCTTGACATTATATATCAACCCCACAATCCTGTAG gACTAAACCCAGTGATGCTGTTGGATTTTAGACTGGGTTATAGGAATGAAGGAGATAGAGAGGGTGATTGGAAATTACTGGCAGAATCTGCAGAGGATAGAAAACTTGTCTGTACCATCAGTACTAATGAGAAGAATGAG acaGAACCAGGGTCTCAGTATGATTGTGAGCTGCTTCATGCCTTTGAGATTTCCAGTTTACACCATGATTACTATCTACTGAACCTACGACTCCCTCCAAGTCCTGAGAAGAATATAAATATTGGTCAGATTGATGATATCTCTCTTGTG acAATTCATCAGAATGGAGGATTTACTATAATATGGTTCTCCATTAAGACTTTCATGTTTCCATGTGTTCTGATTGTGTTAGTCTGGTTCTGGAAAAGGATTCAACAGATGTGTAGACCCCCAAACTTACTAGAAAG aacaCTCTTTGCTTTGGGAATAACAATGTCAATCTTAAACT TACCCATTGAATGGTTGACATTTTGGTTGAATATTCCCTTCATGCTGCTGCTGAATGATATCAGACAGGGAGCGTTCTATGCCATGTTGTTGTCTTTCTGGATTATATTTACTGGAGAACATATAATG GACCAGACAGAGAGAAACAGACTGAAATTGTACTGGAAACATTTAACTGCTGTAATAGTGGGTTGTGTCTGCTTGTTTGTGTTTGAGATGTGTGAAAG AGGAATGCAGTTGAAGAATCCATTCTACAGTATATGGTCAAGTGAAATTGGGTCAAAACTGGCT TTGGCTTTTATTATATTAGCTGCCGTTGCTGCCACAGCCTACTTCCTGTTCTTGTGTGTCATGATTTACCGTGTCTTCCGAAACATTAGTGCCAAAAAATCATCCCTACCAAGCATGAGCCATATGAGGAAAAAGTATTATATG GGCCTGATCTTCCGATTTAAGTTTCTGATGCTGCTGACTTTATTCTGTGTTGCATTGACTGTTGTTTTTACAGGGCCTGATCTTCCGATTTAA